In Monodelphis domestica isolate mMonDom1 chromosome 3, mMonDom1.pri, whole genome shotgun sequence, the following proteins share a genomic window:
- the LOC100020149 gene encoding nuclear cap-binding protein subunit 2-like isoform X2 — protein sequence MSGGLLIALQSDSYVELGWYRDQQFRGKMEDQEKLLKKSYAENAMRYINGTHLDDRIIRTDWDAGFREGRQYGRGRSGGQVRDEYRQDYDAGRGGYGKTVQNQ from the exons ATGTCGGGTGGGCTTCTGATTGCGCTGCAGAGCGACTCCTATGTGGAGCTCGGCTGGTACCGTGACCAGCAGTTCCGAGGTAAAATGGAAGaccaagaaaaattattaaagaaaagct ACGCCGAGAACGCCATGCGGTACATTAATGGGACTCACCTGGATGACCGGATCATCCGCACAGACTGGGATGCAGGATTCCGAGAGGGCAGGCAATATGGAAGGGGACGGTCTGGGGGCCAGGTGCGAGATGAGTACAGACAAGACTACGATGCTGGGAGAGGAGGTTATGGGAAAACAGTGCAAAATCAGTGA
- the LOC100020149 gene encoding nuclear cap-binding protein subunit 2-like isoform X1 — protein MSGGLLIALQSDSYVELGWYRDQQFRGKMEDQEKLLKKSCTLCVGNLSFYTTEEQIYELFSKSGDIKKIIMGLDKVKKTACGFCFVEYYCRADAENAMRYINGTHLDDRIIRTDWDAGFREGRQYGRGRSGGQVRDEYRQDYDAGRGGYGKTVQNQ, from the coding sequence ATGTCGGGTGGGCTTCTGATTGCGCTGCAGAGCGACTCCTATGTGGAGCTCGGCTGGTACCGTGACCAGCAGTTCCGAGGTAAAATGGAAGaccaagaaaaattattaaagaaaagctGCACTCTGTGTGTCGGGAACCTGTCCTTTTACACCACGGAGGAACAGATCTACGAACTCTTCAGTAAAAGCGGGGacattaagaaaataatcatGGGCCTGGATAAAGTAAAGAAAACAGCCTGCGGCTTCTGCTTCGTGGAGTACTACTGCCGTGCCGACGCCGAGAACGCCATGCGGTACATTAATGGGACTCACCTGGATGACCGGATCATCCGCACAGACTGGGATGCAGGATTCCGAGAGGGCAGGCAATATGGAAGGGGACGGTCTGGGGGCCAGGTGCGAGATGAGTACAGACAAGACTACGATGCTGGGAGAGGAGGTTATGGGAAAACAGTGCAAAATCAGTGA